A single window of Acidobacteriota bacterium DNA harbors:
- the tatC gene encoding twin-arginine translocase subunit TatC: MSKELEQEGLQMSFLDHLDELRRRLIHSVAAIFIAFIICWLVSDKIFNFLSIPINAQIRKMRIQAQAVNGSPDLNQLKEDEVAQYTFVQESAINGVKIPLGTTIEVKRVNTDGKADLVTVKPWTVGKNVVPAGSSIARIQSDDGSAVYYDETNGLVINKVGGAFTLYMTIALYTGIGLAIPFLLYQIWAFISPGLYKHEKRYAVPVILMSAFFFVAGAAFAYKVAFPRACEYLLGLQQSGKFQTLINAEDYFDLIIMIMLGLGIVFQIPSLSFLLGRIGLLTPGMMLKTWRYAIVVILIIAAVLTPTPDVYNLMMFALPMLALYFLSIGIVWVFGKPRQTDAEYAASS, from the coding sequence ATGAGCAAGGAACTAGAACAAGAAGGCTTACAGATGTCCTTTCTGGATCATCTGGACGAATTGCGTCGCCGGTTGATTCATTCGGTTGCCGCGATTTTCATCGCCTTTATCATTTGCTGGCTGGTATCGGACAAAATCTTCAACTTCCTTTCCATTCCGATCAACGCGCAGATTCGCAAGATGCGAATCCAGGCGCAGGCCGTCAACGGTTCGCCGGATTTGAATCAGTTGAAAGAAGACGAAGTTGCCCAGTACACCTTTGTTCAGGAATCCGCCATCAACGGCGTGAAGATTCCGCTGGGCACGACAATCGAAGTCAAAAGAGTGAACACTGATGGCAAAGCTGATTTGGTGACGGTCAAACCCTGGACGGTTGGCAAAAATGTTGTTCCTGCCGGATCGTCCATTGCCAGAATTCAATCCGATGACGGTTCGGCGGTGTATTACGACGAAACCAATGGATTGGTCATCAACAAAGTTGGTGGCGCGTTTACGCTGTATATGACCATTGCCCTTTACACAGGGATCGGGCTGGCCATTCCGTTTCTGCTTTATCAGATATGGGCGTTTATTTCGCCGGGGCTTTACAAACACGAAAAGCGTTATGCTGTGCCTGTCATTTTGATGAGCGCCTTTTTCTTCGTGGCAGGCGCGGCCTTTGCGTACAAAGTCGCTTTCCCCCGAGCGTGCGAATACCTTCTTGGTTTGCAACAATCCGGTAAGTTCCAAACCTTGATCAATGCCGAAGATTACTTTGACCTGATCATTATGATTATGCTGGGGTTGGGCATCGTTTTTCAGATTCCATCGCTGTCGTTCTTGTTGGGACGCATTGGATTGCTCACGCCTGGAATGATGCTGAAAACCTGGCGGTACGCCATCGTTGTGATTTTGATCATTGCCGCCGTACTGACGCCCACACCGGACGTATACAATCTGATGATGTTTGCACTGCCAATGCTGGCGCTTTACTTTCTCAGCATCGGGATTGTCTGGGTTTTCGGGAAACCGCGACAAACAGATGCTGAATACGCTGCAAGCTCCTGA
- the tatA gene encoding twin-arginine translocase TatA/TatE family subunit: MGLGMPEVILILVVALIIFGPRKLPELGKSLGQAMSQFRRASDDFKRTWEQEVEIDKYRNSSIAGSSSSSDYSASNDYNSTYNPYSGEYESSDASTGQSLDEQVGASTEVAEPAKVEAPAIATATTAEPKQQHWI; this comes from the coding sequence ATGGGCTTAGGAATGCCTGAAGTCATTTTGATTCTGGTCGTCGCATTGATCATTTTTGGACCGCGAAAATTGCCTGAATTAGGCAAATCGCTGGGGCAAGCCATGTCGCAATTTCGGCGCGCTTCGGACGATTTCAAACGCACCTGGGAACAGGAGGTGGAAATAGACAAGTACCGGAACAGCAGCATTGCCGGCAGCAGTTCCAGTTCGGATTACTCGGCGTCGAACGATTACAATTCCACGTACAATCCGTATTCCGGTGAATACGAATCTTCTGATGCAAGCACCGGCCAGTCGTTGGATGAACAAGTCGGCGCTTCGACAGAAGTGGCGGAACCTGCCAAAGTCGAAGCTCCGGCAATCGCAACCGCCACTACCGCCGAACCGAAACAACAACACTGGATTTAA
- a CDS encoding DUF3808 domain-containing protein: MIRFWSFLENTAFAVYYAAKFFSRANLQYAVLTRSSGHRQIFNRLKSGRTVVQTAAILLALMSPLMALGQTQTSGAAANAGATVTSAATISASLLPEVIELRQAGNAALYNIDYAAARTKFEEIRRLQPQHPAGDIYLATTIWLEHLNKSRRLQTGLYSDDSSFYAGAENAKEDSEGDDVDPAVDRAFRDRMASAKTKALALVARNKNDADAQYFLGAYYGVMAGYEASVARKFFAAMRNGSRSVDAHEKVLKLKPDYYDAYLSVGMYDYIVGNLPFVYKALATLAGVRGNKNRGIERLQMIIAKDAATADDARVMLLAIYKNEKRYGDALAVLQQLNSKYPASYLLKLETASTLVTLKKTKEAFEAFEALLKDSAAAPALDLVHYQYAEALAAEKRYEAAAEHFLAASKVNSAEAGLATMALLRAGQVYDQSGQRNQAVAQYKAVLARPNVFDSREQATRGLKQPYTAKDKDKKESE, encoded by the coding sequence ATGATTCGTTTTTGGTCTTTCTTGGAAAACACAGCATTTGCCGTCTATTACGCGGCAAAATTTTTTTCGCGGGCAAACCTTCAATACGCGGTACTAACAAGAAGTTCGGGCCATCGGCAAATATTCAATCGGTTGAAATCCGGCCGAACGGTTGTGCAAACCGCTGCGATCCTTTTGGCATTGATGTCACCGTTAATGGCTTTGGGGCAAACACAAACATCCGGCGCAGCGGCGAATGCAGGGGCCACAGTGACCAGTGCCGCGACAATCAGCGCTTCTTTGTTGCCAGAAGTCATCGAATTAAGGCAAGCGGGCAACGCTGCCCTGTACAACATTGATTATGCGGCTGCGCGAACCAAGTTTGAGGAAATCAGAAGGCTTCAGCCTCAACATCCGGCCGGGGACATTTACCTTGCCACGACAATCTGGTTGGAACACTTGAATAAAAGCCGGCGGCTGCAAACCGGGCTTTACAGTGACGATTCCAGTTTTTACGCCGGAGCCGAAAACGCCAAGGAAGACAGCGAAGGCGACGACGTTGATCCGGCTGTGGATCGCGCCTTTCGTGACCGCATGGCCTCGGCAAAAACCAAGGCTCTGGCCTTGGTGGCTCGCAACAAAAACGACGCTGATGCGCAATATTTCCTCGGCGCATATTACGGCGTTATGGCCGGATACGAAGCCTCAGTCGCGCGAAAGTTTTTCGCCGCCATGCGAAACGGTTCGCGCAGCGTAGACGCGCACGAGAAGGTGTTGAAGCTCAAGCCGGATTATTACGACGCGTATTTGTCAGTCGGAATGTACGATTACATCGTCGGCAATCTGCCGTTTGTGTACAAAGCGCTGGCGACACTGGCCGGAGTTCGCGGCAATAAAAATCGCGGCATCGAACGGTTGCAGATGATCATTGCCAAAGACGCCGCCACAGCCGATGACGCGCGCGTGATGCTCCTGGCAATTTATAAAAACGAAAAGCGATATGGAGATGCACTGGCCGTTTTGCAACAACTCAACAGCAAATATCCCGCAAGTTATCTGTTGAAACTGGAAACGGCTTCGACGCTGGTGACGTTGAAAAAGACCAAAGAAGCTTTTGAAGCTTTTGAAGCTTTATTGAAAGATTCTGCGGCGGCTCCGGCCCTTGATCTTGTGCATTACCAATACGCGGAAGCTCTGGCGGCGGAAAAACGATACGAGGCCGCAGCGGAACATTTTCTGGCTGCTTCAAAAGTGAATAGTGCGGAAGCCGGTTTGGCAACAATGGCGTTGCTGCGAGCTGGGCAGGTTTATGACCAATCCGGCCAGCGCAACCAAGCCGTGGCACAGTACAAAGCCGTGCTGGCCCGGCCAAATGTGTTTGATTCGCGAGAACAGGCTACGCGCGGATTGAAGCAACCTTACACGGCAAAGGACAAAGACAAGAAAGAAAGCGAGTAA